One genomic window of Opitutia bacterium includes the following:
- a CDS encoding Gfo/Idh/MocA family oxidoreductase — protein sequence MSAWRLRVGIIGAGANTRAKHLPLLRAIPGVEIVAVANRSRESSERVAREFGISRVAADWREVVEARDIDAIVIGTWPYLHAEVTIASLRAGKHVLTEARMARDFAEAQTMLEESRRHPHLVAQIVPAPFSLPFDATVMEWLRGGRLGAVREVHATFTHGGLAGPAAPFSWRQDFALSGKNTLFLGIFYEMVRRWLGRDPESVVADAAVFTPMRRDERGAEHEVKIPDSVSVLGRYADGARLVMHLSGVETSAPRNEIRVNGSEGAVRADFATNELWFAVRGQPEQRVEIEPAQRGEWRVEADFVDSIREGKPVTLTDFASGVRYMAFTDAVWESWSRGGARVALPE from the coding sequence ATGAGCGCGTGGCGTCTTCGGGTCGGCATCATCGGAGCCGGCGCGAATACGCGCGCGAAACACCTACCGCTGCTGCGGGCGATTCCCGGCGTGGAAATCGTCGCCGTGGCTAACCGTTCACGTGAGTCGAGCGAGCGTGTGGCGCGGGAATTCGGGATCTCGCGCGTGGCGGCGGATTGGCGAGAGGTCGTCGAGGCGCGGGATATCGACGCGATCGTGATCGGCACGTGGCCCTATCTGCACGCGGAGGTGACGATCGCGAGCCTGCGTGCCGGCAAGCACGTGCTGACCGAGGCGCGCATGGCGCGGGATTTCGCCGAGGCGCAGACGATGCTGGAGGAGTCGCGGCGGCACCCGCACTTGGTCGCGCAGATCGTGCCGGCGCCGTTTTCACTGCCGTTCGACGCGACCGTGATGGAGTGGCTGCGCGGCGGGAGACTCGGCGCGGTGCGCGAGGTGCACGCGACGTTCACGCATGGCGGGCTGGCGGGTCCGGCGGCGCCGTTCAGCTGGCGGCAGGATTTCGCGTTGAGCGGAAAGAACACGCTGTTCCTCGGAATTTTCTACGAGATGGTGCGGCGGTGGCTCGGGCGCGATCCGGAGAGCGTCGTCGCGGACGCTGCCGTTTTCACGCCCATGCGCCGTGACGAGCGCGGCGCGGAGCACGAGGTGAAGATTCCCGATAGCGTGAGCGTGCTCGGTCGCTACGCCGACGGCGCGCGGCTGGTGATGCACTTGAGCGGCGTGGAAACGAGCGCGCCGCGGAACGAGATTCGTGTGAACGGCAGCGAGGGCGCGGTGCGGGCGGATTTCGCGACGAACGAGCTGTGGTTTGCGGTGCGCGGTCAGCCGGAGCAACGCGTGGAGATCGAGCCGGCGCAGCGCGGCGAATGGCGCGTCGAGGCGGACTTTGTGGACAGTATCCGCGAGGGGAAGCCGGTTACGCTGACGGATTTCGCGAGCGGCGTGCGCTACATGGCGTTTACGGACGCCGTGTGGGAATCGTGGAGCCGCGGCGGAGCGCGCGTGGCGTTGCCGGAGTGA
- the scpB gene encoding SMC-Scp complex subunit ScpB, with product MAFDLKRVLKVMLFASNGPLAVKDIQTAFARFHEQADSLPFESEAEAAEPVGEASAEAPAAAMESETVATDMPPAETAPVTEMAEAIVPPAEEDEIYRDVPSLITTAQIREAMDAISQELRDTNSEVLIVESHSGWRLVTHPRYARWVRLLRNEPPPVRLTASAIETLAVIAYRQPTTRAEIEQIRGVSAEAGIAKLLERDLIYVVGRADLPGRPTQFGTTDAFLEFVGIKSLDELPASDVLSPRQIDAWLNTSNNPRPASDGDMGLDETQPSQMTLDQAPVAAAESSGEAVPTEEAPKAE from the coding sequence ATGGCCTTCGATCTCAAACGTGTGCTCAAAGTGATGCTGTTCGCCTCCAACGGACCGCTCGCGGTGAAAGACATCCAGACCGCTTTCGCGCGGTTCCACGAGCAGGCGGACAGCCTGCCGTTCGAGAGCGAGGCCGAGGCTGCCGAACCGGTCGGAGAGGCCTCGGCCGAGGCGCCCGCGGCCGCGATGGAGAGCGAGACGGTCGCGACGGATATGCCGCCAGCCGAGACCGCGCCGGTGACGGAGATGGCAGAGGCCATCGTGCCGCCGGCTGAAGAAGACGAAATTTACCGCGACGTGCCGTCGCTCATCACGACGGCCCAGATTCGCGAGGCGATGGACGCGATTTCGCAGGAATTGCGCGACACCAACAGCGAAGTGCTGATCGTCGAGAGCCACAGCGGGTGGCGCCTGGTGACTCATCCGCGCTACGCCCGTTGGGTGCGCTTGCTGCGCAACGAGCCGCCGCCGGTGCGCTTGACGGCTTCGGCGATCGAGACCCTCGCGGTAATCGCCTATCGCCAGCCGACGACGCGCGCCGAAATCGAACAGATCCGCGGCGTGTCGGCGGAGGCCGGTATCGCGAAGCTGCTCGAGCGCGATCTCATCTACGTCGTCGGCCGCGCGGACCTGCCGGGGCGCCCGACGCAGTTTGGCACGACGGATGCGTTTCTGGAATTTGTCGGCATCAAGTCGCTCGACGAACTGCCGGCCTCCGACGTGCTGTCGCCCCGTCAGATCGATGCGTGGCTGAACACTTCGAACAATCCGCGTCCGGCGAGCGACGGTGACATGGGGCTCGACGAGACGCAGCCGAGCCAGATGACGCTCGATCAGGCGCCGGTGGCCGCCGCCGAAAGCAGCGGCGAAGCAGTGCCGACGGAAGAGGCGCCGAAGGCCGAGTGA
- a CDS encoding glucose-6-phosphate isomerase: MSWDRFKSLYFHAPKLGFGLDISRMPFPDGYLESMAPRLEKAFADMAALEKGAIANPDENRMVGHYWLRNAELAPTSELKDAIARTVDSIKEFVAAVHAGDIAPPSGGKFKDLLVVGIGGSALGPQLVNHALGRPNGRRDKMRVTFFDNTDPDGMDYVLAELGSRLKQTLVVVISKSGGTVETRNGMLEAAAAFKKAGLDYPKHFVAVTGDGSKLDQTAQREGWLARFPMWDWVGGRTSELSAVGLLPAALQGIKIDQMLAGAAAMDELTRKPKLRENPAALLALTWYWATDGKGAKDMVVLPYKDRLLLFSRYLQQLVMESLGKEFDLAGNVVNQGIAVYGNKGSTDQHAYVQQLREGVNNFFVTFIEVLKDRSGEALEVDAGGVTTGDYLQGFFLGTRDALSEKDRHSITVTVADVSPKTLGMLIALYERAVGLYASLVGINAYHQPGVEAGKKAATAVIALRGQIVAALKAAPGTAYTADSLAEKIGAAAQAELVFKVLEHLAANPGNGITKAAKKPWFESTYAANA; this comes from the coding sequence ATGAGCTGGGACCGCTTCAAGTCACTTTACTTCCACGCACCGAAGCTCGGCTTCGGTCTCGACATCTCCCGGATGCCGTTTCCCGACGGCTACCTCGAATCGATGGCCCCGCGCCTCGAAAAGGCCTTCGCCGACATGGCGGCCCTCGAAAAAGGCGCCATCGCGAACCCCGACGAGAACCGCATGGTCGGCCACTACTGGCTGCGCAACGCCGAGCTCGCGCCCACGTCCGAGCTGAAGGACGCCATCGCGCGCACCGTCGATTCGATCAAGGAGTTCGTCGCCGCCGTGCACGCCGGCGACATCGCCCCGCCCTCCGGCGGCAAGTTCAAGGACCTCCTCGTCGTCGGCATCGGCGGCTCCGCGCTCGGTCCGCAACTCGTCAACCACGCCCTCGGCCGTCCGAACGGCCGCCGCGACAAGATGCGCGTCACCTTCTTCGACAACACCGATCCCGACGGCATGGACTACGTCCTCGCCGAACTCGGCTCGCGCCTGAAGCAGACACTCGTCGTCGTCATTTCGAAATCCGGCGGCACCGTCGAAACGCGCAACGGCATGCTCGAAGCCGCCGCCGCCTTCAAGAAAGCCGGCCTCGATTACCCGAAGCACTTCGTCGCCGTCACCGGCGACGGCTCGAAGCTCGACCAGACCGCGCAACGCGAAGGCTGGCTCGCCCGCTTCCCGATGTGGGACTGGGTCGGCGGCCGCACCTCCGAACTCTCCGCCGTCGGCCTGCTCCCCGCCGCGCTCCAAGGCATCAAGATCGACCAGATGCTCGCCGGCGCCGCCGCGATGGACGAGCTCACGCGCAAGCCGAAGCTCCGCGAAAACCCCGCCGCGCTCCTCGCGCTCACCTGGTATTGGGCCACCGACGGCAAGGGCGCGAAGGACATGGTCGTCCTTCCCTACAAGGACCGCCTGCTGCTCTTCTCGCGCTACCTCCAGCAACTCGTGATGGAGTCCCTCGGCAAGGAGTTCGACCTCGCCGGCAACGTCGTCAACCAAGGCATCGCCGTCTACGGCAACAAAGGTTCGACCGACCAACACGCCTACGTCCAGCAGCTCCGTGAGGGCGTGAACAACTTCTTCGTCACCTTCATCGAAGTCCTCAAGGACCGCTCCGGCGAAGCCCTCGAAGTCGACGCTGGCGGCGTCACCACCGGCGACTACTTGCAAGGTTTCTTCCTCGGCACGCGCGACGCGCTCTCCGAAAAGGACCGCCACTCGATCACCGTGACCGTCGCCGACGTTTCGCCGAAAACCCTCGGCATGCTGATCGCTCTCTACGAGCGCGCCGTCGGCCTCTACGCCTCCCTCGTCGGCATCAACGCCTACCACCAGCCCGGCGTCGAAGCGGGCAAGAAGGCCGCGACCGCCGTCATTGCGCTCCGCGGTCAGATCGTCGCCGCGCTCAAAGCCGCACCCGGCACCGCCTACACCGCCGACTCGCTTGCCGAGAAGATCGGCGCCGCCGCCCAGGCCGAGCTCGTCTTCAAGGTTCTCGAGCACCTCGCCGCCAACCCCGGCAACGGTATCACGAAAGCCGCGAAGAAGCCGTGGTTCGAGAGCACCTACGCGGCCAACGCGTAA
- the rsmI gene encoding 16S rRNA (cytidine(1402)-2'-O)-methyltransferase: protein MTAPAENTSLVPQPGYLYVVATPIGNLADVTDRARAILAGVDVIACEDTRTTGVLLHRFGLHKELVPYHDHNETEAADRLAELVGAGKSVAVVSDAGTPALSDPGFRVVRACRRRNLPVVPVPGASALTAVLSAAGLPTNGFLFAGFLPPKSAARIAFLQKHRDFDYTIALYESCHRIDKFAAEIVEHLGPDRVICIAKEVTKLHETFLIGLAADVQTRLMKGSLKGEFVVLIAPKDFTP, encoded by the coding sequence ATGACCGCGCCGGCCGAGAACACCTCGCTCGTCCCCCAACCCGGCTACCTTTACGTGGTGGCCACGCCGATCGGCAACCTCGCCGACGTCACCGACCGCGCCCGCGCCATCCTCGCGGGCGTCGACGTCATCGCCTGCGAAGACACCCGCACCACCGGCGTGCTGCTGCACCGCTTCGGCCTGCACAAGGAACTCGTCCCCTACCACGACCATAACGAGACCGAGGCCGCCGACCGCCTCGCGGAACTCGTCGGCGCGGGCAAATCCGTCGCCGTCGTCAGCGACGCCGGCACGCCGGCGCTGAGCGATCCCGGATTCCGCGTCGTCCGCGCCTGCCGCCGCCGCAACCTGCCCGTCGTGCCCGTGCCCGGCGCCAGCGCGCTCACCGCCGTGCTCAGCGCCGCCGGCCTGCCGACCAACGGCTTCCTCTTCGCCGGTTTCCTGCCGCCGAAATCCGCCGCGCGCATCGCCTTTCTCCAAAAACACCGCGACTTCGACTACACGATCGCGCTCTACGAAAGCTGCCACCGCATCGACAAGTTCGCGGCCGAAATCGTCGAGCACCTCGGCCCCGACCGCGTGATCTGCATCGCGAAGGAAGTCACGAAGCTCCACGAAACCTTCCTCATCGGCCTCGCCGCCGACGTGCAGACCCGCCTGATGAAGGGCAGCCTCAAGGGCGAATTCGTGGTCCTGATCGCGCCGAAGGACTTCACGCCGTGA
- a CDS encoding phosphatase — translation MSLTSNLTAIPQPSVAVIDIGSNSIKVLVAALAADGGLEVLRHESLDARISAGISAATPHLSEEGMARGLAAIEELLALAAPYAPVRTLLVATSAVRDAANGSEFRARVRAATGHEIRILTGREEANGIGHGLTADRALAALRDFYVFDLGGGSLECLEFRDREIQQELSLQLGCVRLTEKFVRDTSAPFSAESRAQIAAHVAATLRASSFRLGATRCAIGTGGTVATIRKIHGARVGLEAEQTASIVTLAEIRDLLDFLAALPLAERQRVAGLPAARADVFPTALATIVAVAEAGGFTEFHHSFYNLRYGLATELLSSL, via the coding sequence CTGTCCCTCACGAGTAATTTGACCGCCATTCCCCAGCCCTCCGTCGCCGTCATCGATATCGGCAGCAACTCCATCAAGGTGCTCGTCGCCGCGCTCGCCGCCGACGGTGGTCTTGAGGTCCTTCGTCACGAATCGCTCGACGCGCGCATCAGCGCCGGCATCAGCGCCGCCACACCGCACCTGAGCGAGGAAGGCATGGCGCGCGGCCTCGCCGCCATCGAGGAGTTGCTCGCGCTCGCCGCGCCCTACGCGCCGGTGCGCACGCTGCTCGTCGCCACCAGCGCCGTGCGCGACGCCGCCAACGGCTCCGAGTTCCGCGCCCGCGTCCGCGCCGCCACCGGCCACGAAATCCGCATCCTGACCGGACGCGAGGAAGCGAACGGCATCGGCCACGGCCTGACCGCCGATCGCGCGCTCGCCGCCCTGCGCGATTTCTACGTCTTCGATCTCGGCGGCGGCTCGCTCGAGTGCCTCGAATTCCGGGACCGCGAAATCCAGCAGGAGCTCAGCCTCCAACTCGGCTGCGTGCGCCTCACCGAGAAATTCGTGCGCGACACTTCCGCCCCGTTCTCCGCGGAAAGCCGCGCGCAAATCGCAGCGCACGTCGCGGCCACCTTGCGCGCGTCGAGCTTCCGTCTCGGTGCGACCCGCTGCGCCATCGGCACCGGCGGGACCGTCGCCACGATCCGGAAAATTCACGGTGCCCGCGTGGGGCTCGAAGCCGAGCAAACCGCGTCCATCGTCACCCTCGCGGAAATTCGCGATCTCCTCGATTTTCTGGCCGCGCTTCCGCTCGCCGAGCGGCAACGAGTGGCCGGTCTGCCGGCCGCGCGCGCCGACGTCTTTCCCACCGCGCTCGCCACCATTGTCGCGGTCGCCGAAGCGGGCGGGTTCACCGAATTCCACCACAGTTTCTACAACCTCCGCTACGGTCTCGCCACGGAGTTGCTGTCCTCTCTGTAG
- a CDS encoding RluA family pseudouridine synthase, giving the protein MAAIPTSMAQSFTVPAGARRERIDKVLAAAFTAHSRVAFQRALEAGLVKVDGKVVAQSDDVRGGQTIEFSLPEVKPAELKPVDIPLDVVFEDKHLIVLNKPAGMVVHPGVGTGEDTLVHALLSHCEGELSGVGGVERPGIVHRIDKETTGLLVVAKNDAAHRALSDQFASRTLLKEYVALVSGVPKAMSGVIDRAIARHPVHRHRMTTGEGGRPARTDWILLEKFGEAAAFLRCRIHSGRTHQIRVHLKSVGHPLLGDPTYGWKQNPAMPAVPRVMLHAEHLVLTHPANGKTLDLRAPLPADFEALVGALRKL; this is encoded by the coding sequence ATGGCGGCCATTCCGACTTCCATGGCGCAATCGTTTACCGTCCCTGCCGGCGCCCGCCGCGAACGCATCGACAAGGTGCTCGCCGCGGCCTTCACCGCGCACAGTCGCGTTGCGTTTCAGCGCGCGCTCGAAGCCGGATTGGTGAAAGTCGACGGCAAGGTCGTGGCGCAGAGCGACGATGTGCGCGGGGGGCAGACGATCGAGTTTTCGCTGCCCGAGGTGAAGCCCGCCGAGCTCAAGCCGGTCGACATCCCGCTCGACGTCGTCTTCGAGGACAAGCACCTCATCGTGCTCAACAAGCCCGCCGGCATGGTCGTGCATCCGGGTGTCGGCACGGGCGAGGATACGCTCGTGCACGCGCTGCTCTCGCATTGCGAAGGAGAGTTGAGTGGCGTCGGCGGCGTGGAGCGTCCCGGCATCGTCCATCGCATCGACAAGGAGACGACCGGACTGCTGGTCGTCGCGAAGAACGATGCCGCGCATCGCGCGCTGTCGGATCAATTCGCCTCGCGCACGCTGTTGAAGGAATACGTCGCCCTGGTCAGCGGCGTGCCGAAGGCGATGAGCGGCGTCATCGATCGCGCGATCGCGCGTCACCCGGTGCACCGTCACCGCATGACGACGGGCGAGGGCGGCCGGCCCGCGCGAACGGATTGGATCTTGTTGGAGAAGTTCGGTGAAGCGGCGGCGTTCCTGCGCTGCCGAATTCACTCGGGCCGCACGCATCAGATCCGCGTGCACCTGAAGTCGGTCGGGCATCCGCTGCTCGGTGATCCGACTTACGGCTGGAAGCAGAATCCCGCCATGCCGGCGGTGCCGCGCGTGATGCTGCATGCGGAGCACCTCGTGCTGACTCATCCTGCGAACGGTAAGACGCTCGATTTACGCGCACCGTTGCCAGCGGATTTCGAGGCGCTCGTGGGGGCGCTGCGGAAATTGTAG
- a CDS encoding DUF1842 domain-containing protein, translating to MSEETSSATVATPATFYTGQAGNPLPGGAILRFWLVQGPNTSVVSGHAETSQAIAPPNGHVVYPHVSGHVYTTGFGPAKLLINFSGETVISLPPPAIGSWLSRLAANCVVDRKTGKGMCHWTVNNVQHQAPVVVKIVQA from the coding sequence ATGTCCGAAGAAACCTCATCCGCGACCGTCGCCACCCCGGCGACTTTCTACACCGGCCAAGCCGGCAACCCTCTCCCCGGCGGCGCGATCCTGCGCTTCTGGTTGGTCCAGGGCCCCAACACCAGCGTCGTCAGCGGCCACGCCGAAACCAGCCAGGCCATCGCTCCGCCGAACGGCCACGTGGTCTATCCGCACGTCAGCGGCCACGTCTACACGACCGGCTTCGGTCCCGCGAAACTGCTGATCAACTTCAGCGGCGAGACCGTGATCTCGCTCCCGCCGCCGGCCATCGGCTCGTGGCTCTCGCGCCTTGCCGCGAACTGCGTCGTCGATCGCAAGACCGGCAAAGGCATGTGCCACTGGACGGTGAACAACGTCCAGCACCAGGCGCCCGTGGTCGTGAAAATCGTCCAAGCCTGA
- a CDS encoding adenosine deaminase, which produces MTADVALAAFIQSLPKTETHLHLEGALPLELLQRVRPEFRGRTPDSWVPNFKFADFAHFERELLDMAFSWFTSPEHYHEAAKLIFARHVAQNVRYVETSFASGGIEFLGFDGRAVLDAIRAAVPAGLEVRIFLGIHHDGAGGKMRAVLEDALTWPDLAGIDLHGFEDKPIEPWTRDYWAAARKAGKYTKAHAGEFMGADFVRFILDELNPHRIEHGVRAVEDASLVARLARAGVGLDVCPISNHKLMPGVTLETHPIRALFDAGVTVTISTDDPISFGNTLTDDYVALAELRGFSRRELTEVARNGWRVADVAETVRAAAIAEIDSLVA; this is translated from the coding sequence ATGACTGCTGATGTTGCGCTGGCGGCGTTCATCCAATCGCTCCCGAAAACGGAGACGCATCTCCACCTCGAAGGCGCGCTGCCGCTCGAACTGCTGCAGCGCGTGCGGCCGGAGTTTCGCGGGCGCACGCCCGACTCGTGGGTGCCGAACTTCAAGTTCGCCGACTTCGCGCACTTCGAGCGCGAGCTGCTCGACATGGCGTTCTCGTGGTTCACTTCACCCGAGCACTACCACGAGGCGGCGAAGCTGATTTTCGCGCGCCACGTCGCGCAAAATGTCCGCTACGTGGAGACGAGTTTCGCGTCCGGCGGCATCGAGTTCCTCGGCTTCGACGGCCGCGCTGTGCTCGACGCGATCCGCGCCGCCGTGCCTGCCGGGCTCGAAGTGCGTATCTTCCTCGGCATCCATCACGACGGCGCCGGTGGCAAGATGCGTGCGGTGCTCGAAGACGCGCTGACCTGGCCTGATCTCGCCGGCATCGATCTGCACGGTTTCGAAGACAAACCGATCGAACCGTGGACGCGCGATTACTGGGCCGCGGCGCGCAAGGCCGGCAAATACACCAAGGCGCACGCGGGCGAATTCATGGGCGCGGACTTCGTGCGGTTCATCCTCGATGAGCTGAATCCGCACCGCATCGAGCATGGCGTGCGCGCCGTGGAGGACGCCTCGCTCGTGGCGCGCCTCGCGCGAGCGGGCGTGGGCCTCGATGTCTGCCCGATCAGCAACCATAAGCTCATGCCCGGTGTCACGCTGGAGACGCATCCGATCCGCGCCCTCTTCGACGCGGGAGTTACGGTCACGATCAGCACCGACGATCCGATCTCCTTCGGTAACACGCTCACCGACGACTACGTCGCGCTTGCCGAGCTACGCGGCTTCAGCCGGCGTGAACTCACGGAGGTGGCCCGAAACGGTTGGCGGGTGGCCGACGTGGCCGAGACGGTGCGTGCCGCGGCGATCGCGGAGATCGACTCGCTCGTCGCCTGA
- a CDS encoding aminopeptidase — MADPRYSQLAEVLTGFSTALKKGERVLIDAFDIPDLFVIELVRAARARGAMPYVNVQRARITRELLQGAQAEQYQISADVELARMQKMEAYIAVRGSDNIFETSDVPSEKVQMVAKIMKPVLDHRVNKTKWVVLRWPSSAMAQQAGMSTEAFEDFYFRVCTFDYRRYGPGMKALTDLMNKTDRVHIKGPGTDLQFSIKGIGAVPCGGLRNIPDGEVFSCPVKDSVEGTISYNAPTVYLGTAFDNIKLTFKAGRIVDATSNNTKRLNEILDTDAGSRYIGEFAIGFNPHIQQPMRDILFDEKIAGSFHFTPGQAYEIGGNGNKSAVHWDMVCIQRPDYGGGEIWFDGKLVRKDGLFVPKALQKLNPDQLLNVK; from the coding sequence ATGGCTGATCCCCGCTACTCGCAACTGGCTGAAGTTCTCACCGGATTTTCCACGGCCCTGAAAAAGGGCGAGCGCGTGCTCATCGACGCGTTCGACATTCCCGACCTGTTCGTGATCGAACTCGTGCGCGCCGCCCGCGCGCGCGGCGCGATGCCCTACGTGAACGTCCAGCGCGCGCGCATCACGCGCGAGCTGCTGCAGGGCGCGCAGGCCGAGCAATACCAGATTTCCGCCGACGTGGAGCTCGCCCGCATGCAGAAGATGGAGGCCTACATCGCCGTGCGCGGCTCGGATAACATCTTCGAGACCTCCGACGTGCCGTCGGAGAAAGTTCAGATGGTCGCGAAGATCATGAAGCCCGTCCTCGACCACCGCGTGAACAAGACCAAGTGGGTCGTGCTCCGCTGGCCGTCGTCCGCCATGGCGCAACAGGCGGGCATGAGCACCGAGGCGTTCGAGGATTTCTATTTCCGCGTCTGCACCTTCGACTACCGCCGCTACGGCCCGGGCATGAAGGCGCTGACGGATTTGATGAACAAGACCGATCGCGTGCACATCAAGGGCCCGGGCACCGATCTGCAGTTCTCGATCAAGGGCATCGGCGCTGTGCCGTGCGGCGGCCTGCGCAACATCCCGGACGGCGAAGTGTTCTCCTGTCCCGTGAAGGACAGCGTTGAAGGCACGATCAGCTACAACGCACCCACGGTCTACCTCGGCACCGCGTTCGACAACATCAAGCTCACCTTCAAGGCGGGCCGCATCGTCGACGCCACGAGCAACAACACGAAGCGCCTGAACGAGATTCTCGATACCGATGCCGGCTCGCGCTACATCGGCGAGTTCGCGATCGGCTTCAATCCGCACATCCAGCAGCCGATGCGCGACATCCTCTTCGACGAGAAGATCGCCGGCTCCTTCCATTTCACGCCCGGCCAAGCCTACGAGATTGGTGGCAACGGCAACAAGTCCGCCGTCCACTGGGACATGGTCTGCATCCAGCGCCCCGACTACGGCGGCGGCGAAATCTGGTTCGACGGCAAGCTCGTGCGCAAGGACGGCCTGTTCGTGCCGAAGGCGCTGCAGAAGCTGAACCCGGACCAGTTGCTGAACGTGAAGTAG
- the lpxK gene encoding tetraacyldisaccharide 4'-kinase: protein MPNRWIRTKLNEFEQFGIDVIMGKREGFGALVFAGFLQMCSYLFSGIAQARLWLYRKRIFHDTPLGCLVVVVGNLTVGGTGKTPIVEMFARALRDRGRKVAILSRGYKSKAPPLWKRLWHDFTHQEAEPPRVVSDGERLLLDSELAGDEPFMLAKNLPGVVVLVDKDRVKAGAYAIKRFGCDTLVLDDGFQYLPLKGRLNLLLVDKTNPFGNGFLLPRGILREPVKHLKRASYVFLTKSNGHRDEELEHLIRHYNPHAEIIECAHRPQFLQRVGNGEKRPLDDLKGRRIAAFSGIATPESFERFLREGGAHLVYARRFLDHYRFTSDDLAEVYAESEKAGAEFIVTTEKDAVRIASADANPSRPLYFLRLEIEILRGAADFQEAVGKICFPRGLPANELPEPDSEAAVAAK from the coding sequence ATGCCCAATCGCTGGATTCGCACCAAGCTCAACGAATTCGAGCAGTTCGGCATCGACGTCATCATGGGGAAGCGGGAGGGCTTCGGCGCGCTGGTGTTCGCGGGGTTCCTGCAGATGTGCTCGTATCTTTTCAGCGGCATTGCGCAGGCCCGGCTGTGGCTTTACCGGAAGCGCATTTTTCACGACACGCCGCTCGGTTGCCTCGTCGTGGTGGTCGGCAATCTGACGGTCGGCGGCACGGGCAAGACGCCGATTGTCGAGATGTTCGCGCGTGCGCTGCGCGACCGCGGGCGCAAGGTCGCGATCCTCAGCCGCGGCTACAAGAGCAAGGCGCCGCCGCTCTGGAAACGCCTCTGGCACGACTTCACGCACCAGGAGGCCGAGCCGCCACGCGTGGTGAGCGACGGCGAACGGCTGTTGCTCGACTCGGAGCTGGCGGGCGATGAGCCGTTCATGCTGGCGAAGAATCTGCCCGGTGTCGTCGTGCTGGTGGATAAGGACCGCGTGAAGGCCGGCGCGTATGCGATCAAGCGCTTCGGCTGCGACACGCTCGTGCTCGACGACGGTTTCCAATACCTGCCGCTCAAGGGCCGGCTCAACCTCCTGCTCGTCGACAAGACCAACCCCTTCGGCAACGGCTTCCTCCTGCCGCGCGGCATCCTGCGCGAGCCGGTCAAGCACTTGAAGCGCGCGTCCTACGTTTTCCTCACGAAGTCGAACGGCCACCGCGACGAGGAACTCGAGCATCTCATCCGCCACTACAACCCGCACGCCGAGATCATCGAGTGCGCGCACCGGCCGCAGTTCCTCCAGCGGGTCGGCAACGGCGAGAAGCGTCCGCTCGATGACCTGAAAGGCCGGCGCATCGCGGCGTTCAGCGGCATCGCGACGCCGGAGAGCTTCGAGCGCTTCCTGCGCGAGGGCGGGGCGCACCTCGTCTACGCGCGGCGGTTCCTCGATCACTATCGCTTCACGTCGGACGACTTGGCGGAAGTCTACGCCGAGTCCGAGAAAGCCGGCGCGGAGTTCATTGTGACGACGGAGAAGGACGCCGTGCGCATCGCGTCAGCCGACGCGAATCCGTCGCGACCGCTGTATTTTCTGCGGCTCGAGATCGAGATCCTGCGCGGAGCGGCGGACTTTCAAGAGGCCGTCGGCAAAATCTGTTTCCCGCGCGGCCTGCCGGCGAACGAGCTGCCCGAACCAGACAGCGAGGCTGCCGTCGCGGCGAAGTGA